From one Chryseobacterium sp. 3008163 genomic stretch:
- a CDS encoding DUF5686 family protein, with protein sequence MTKLLSPFFLFFAVFYFGQTSVKVFSKADKKPIRDAAVYCDDNLLGKTNFDGVLSFKTKCKKVEILASNFEDVTADVKKSMEVAMQPLSEKQSNIDKVVIIDKSDPRALRILDELNKREKENSPKSLDTYNFKSYSKFSIDVDKDSIDTFKNFLATRKDSLSKVDKSEFKQKESEKKDSLIDEDLLDATQESQMFLWEKATEYKYSQKFGEKTNIIDNRMSGFKNPIYEAVAINLSHLDRTPRQVRPENRKLFNYYLSDTLQLDGRKTYVIKFKEITDKKKQNPRKFNGKIYVDSETYALKKFESASKKKSEADIVSVWKPIDGKWFLDYEDIKLKMGDQTFNTSKKDSVKTDTLKKGQKLSDRKKYNQKTFGNYLYVKNRFFDFQLNEAQKASEFKGYSLEMKNTDGSLLQQYRTDSLTARESATYVKIDSFVQKHDFEKKLSFLTQLMRGNLRYKIIDFDLTKFFSYDKYQGLRLGAGVKLNEKFNKTFSPDGYFGYGFKDHTWKYGLGLDMKLSSKRTSVFRIDYVDDVFAAGRFNNTMWDMMMKVNDLNLDLHNANFYKNQKWGASFLYDISNSLSMKIAVNKEKQEALFDYQYKNLGNRFDNVSTTLSLKFSPNDKNIMTPSGKYTYEKGFPQVYMNFEKGIDALGGDLDYYRADALIIHQFRSKLGITNLKLFGGISSGTAPIWKNFEIAGQNDRNPDHWYSNINTPNNLAFATMPSGTFFADKFVAFKVSQNLPFRFKTIGSRYSNIELEYQSAIGDFKNRGDHQFDFQALDHYYQEVGVIWNRFLGRSFGVGFSYRLGHYQTSQFKDNFGIKLRFSVLN encoded by the coding sequence ATGACCAAACTTCTATCTCCGTTCTTTTTATTTTTTGCGGTGTTCTATTTCGGGCAGACTTCAGTGAAAGTTTTCAGTAAAGCCGATAAAAAACCTATTCGTGATGCAGCCGTTTACTGCGACGACAATCTCTTGGGTAAAACCAATTTTGACGGCGTTTTATCTTTTAAAACAAAATGTAAGAAAGTAGAAATTCTCGCCAGCAATTTTGAAGATGTTACAGCTGATGTTAAAAAATCAATGGAAGTGGCGATGCAACCACTGTCTGAAAAACAGAGCAATATCGATAAAGTGGTGATCATCGATAAAAGTGACCCGAGAGCATTGAGAATTCTGGACGAACTGAATAAAAGAGAAAAGGAAAACTCGCCCAAATCTTTAGATACCTACAATTTCAAATCGTACTCTAAATTTTCTATTGATGTAGACAAAGATTCAATTGATACCTTTAAAAATTTCCTGGCAACGAGAAAAGATTCTCTTTCGAAGGTTGACAAATCTGAATTTAAGCAAAAAGAAAGCGAAAAGAAGGATTCTCTGATTGACGAAGATTTGCTCGACGCTACCCAGGAAAGTCAGATGTTCCTTTGGGAAAAAGCGACGGAGTACAAATATTCTCAGAAGTTCGGGGAGAAAACCAATATCATCGACAACAGAATGTCGGGTTTTAAAAATCCGATTTATGAAGCGGTGGCAATTAATCTTTCTCATCTAGACCGAACTCCAAGACAGGTGAGACCGGAAAACAGAAAGCTTTTTAATTATTATCTATCAGATACTTTGCAGTTGGACGGCAGAAAAACCTACGTCATTAAGTTCAAAGAAATCACCGACAAGAAAAAGCAAAACCCTAGAAAGTTTAACGGAAAAATCTATGTGGATTCTGAAACCTATGCCCTGAAAAAGTTTGAAAGTGCCAGTAAAAAGAAAAGCGAAGCCGACATTGTCTCTGTCTGGAAACCGATTGACGGAAAATGGTTTCTGGATTATGAAGATATTAAACTGAAAATGGGAGACCAGACATTTAATACTTCAAAAAAAGACAGCGTAAAAACCGATACTTTGAAAAAAGGTCAAAAACTGAGCGACCGAAAAAAGTACAACCAAAAAACTTTTGGAAATTATCTGTACGTGAAAAACCGTTTCTTCGATTTCCAACTGAATGAAGCGCAGAAAGCATCAGAATTTAAAGGCTATTCTCTTGAGATGAAAAACACTGACGGAAGTTTGCTTCAGCAATACAGAACCGACAGTCTGACGGCAAGAGAAAGCGCAACCTACGTGAAAATCGACAGCTTTGTACAGAAACATGATTTTGAAAAGAAACTGAGCTTTCTGACCCAACTAATGCGAGGAAATCTGCGGTATAAAATCATTGATTTTGACCTGACTAAATTTTTCAGCTACGATAAATACCAAGGTCTTCGTTTGGGAGCCGGTGTAAAACTGAATGAAAAATTCAACAAAACATTTTCTCCGGACGGTTATTTCGGCTACGGATTTAAAGACCACACCTGGAAATACGGTTTGGGATTAGACATGAAACTGTCTTCAAAAAGAACTTCTGTTTTCAGAATCGATTATGTGGATGATGTCTTTGCAGCAGGCAGATTCAACAATACTATGTGGGATATGATGATGAAAGTGAATGATCTGAATTTGGATCTGCACAACGCTAATTTTTACAAAAATCAAAAATGGGGAGCATCGTTTTTATATGACATTTCAAATTCATTAAGCATGAAAATTGCCGTGAACAAAGAGAAACAAGAAGCGCTTTTTGATTATCAGTACAAGAATTTAGGTAACCGTTTTGACAATGTGAGCACTACTCTATCGTTAAAATTCTCTCCAAACGATAAAAATATCATGACACCAAGCGGAAAATACACCTATGAAAAAGGCTTTCCTCAGGTTTACATGAATTTCGAAAAAGGAATTGATGCATTAGGCGGAGATTTAGATTATTACCGAGCCGATGCATTGATTATTCACCAATTCAGATCAAAACTGGGAATCACCAATTTGAAACTTTTCGGAGGAATTTCATCAGGAACGGCACCAATCTGGAAAAACTTTGAGATTGCCGGTCAGAACGACAGAAATCCGGATCATTGGTATTCAAATATCAACACTCCGAATAATTTAGCGTTTGCAACGATGCCTTCGGGAACTTTTTTTGCCGATAAATTTGTGGCGTTTAAGGTTTCACAAAACTTACCTTTTAGATTTAAAACGATTGGTTCGAGATATTCAAACATCGAACTGGAATATCAATCTGCCATCGGAGATTTTAAAAACCGAGGTGACCATCAGTTTGATTTCCAGGCTTTGGATCACTATTATCAGGAAGTCGGTGTGATCTGGAATCGATTTTTAGGCAGAAGTTTTGGGGTTGGGTTTTCTTACAGATTGGGACATTATCAGACGTCGCAGTTCAAGGATAACTTTGGGATTAAGCTGAGATTTAGTGTTTTGAATTAA
- a CDS encoding helix-turn-helix domain-containing protein: MRETFGEYIKRLRSEHGFTLTQLAAKLDLDSANLSKIENNKREFDEKRLTLLSKVFDLDIAKLRTEFFSDFIAKKIYENNCDEETLVLAEEKVAYLKSKNS; the protein is encoded by the coding sequence ATGAGAGAAACTTTTGGAGAGTATATAAAGCGATTAAGATCCGAACATGGTTTTACGCTTACTCAATTGGCCGCTAAATTAGATTTAGATTCTGCTAATCTAAGCAAAATCGAAAATAATAAACGTGAATTTGATGAAAAAAGACTGACTCTTTTGTCAAAAGTTTTCGATTTAGATATTGCCAAACTAAGAACTGAATTTTTTAGTGATTTTATTGCTAAAAAAATTTATGAAAACAATTGCGACGAAGAAACTTTAGTTTTGGCTGAAGAAAAAGTTGCTTATTTAAAATCTAAAAACTCATAA
- a CDS encoding DNA cytosine methyltransferase, with protein MNIVSFFAGAGGLDLGFQNAGFNVVWANEYDKEIWETYQNNHPQTVLDKRSIVNIPSNEVPDCDGIIGGPPCQSWSEAGAMKGINDKRGQLFFDFIRILEAKQPKFFLAENVSGMLLGRHLSALENIKELFRNAGIGYELSFEMVNACDYNVPQDRKRVIFVGIRKDLGFKYEFEKPNFSKLTLQNAISDLKENVLPAKTNNKTNGNDCAIPNHEYMTGGFSTIFMSRNRVRSWDEQSFTIQAGGRHAPIHPQAPKMKFIEQNIRVFVPGQEHLYRRLSVRECARVQTFPDNFIFHYDNISAGYKMIGNAVPVKLAHFLANSIRQQILRNEIQNQAAITTNELITV; from the coding sequence ATGAATATAGTATCGTTTTTTGCAGGTGCAGGTGGACTTGACCTTGGATTCCAAAATGCAGGATTTAATGTGGTTTGGGCAAATGAATATGACAAAGAAATTTGGGAAACTTATCAAAATAACCATCCTCAAACGGTCTTAGACAAGAGAAGCATCGTAAATATTCCTTCTAATGAAGTTCCTGACTGTGACGGAATTATCGGAGGTCCACCTTGTCAAAGTTGGAGCGAAGCTGGTGCAATGAAAGGTATCAATGACAAAAGGGGACAATTGTTTTTTGATTTTATTAGAATATTAGAAGCAAAACAACCCAAATTTTTTCTTGCAGAAAACGTAAGTGGGATGCTTCTGGGGCGACACTTATCTGCTTTAGAAAATATTAAAGAACTATTCAGAAATGCAGGAATTGGTTATGAACTTTCTTTTGAAATGGTAAATGCTTGCGACTATAATGTTCCACAAGATAGAAAACGTGTAATCTTTGTAGGAATTCGAAAAGATTTAGGCTTTAAATATGAATTTGAAAAACCAAATTTCTCAAAGTTAACTTTACAAAATGCTATTTCTGATTTGAAAGAAAATGTTTTACCAGCAAAAACAAATAACAAAACAAACGGAAATGACTGTGCAATTCCAAATCACGAATATATGACGGGGGGATTTTCTACCATTTTTATGTCAAGAAACCGTGTGAGAAGTTGGGACGAACAATCTTTTACAATACAAGCAGGAGGAAGACACGCTCCAATTCATCCGCAAGCTCCAAAAATGAAATTTATTGAGCAAAACATTAGAGTTTTCGTTCCTGGACAAGAACATTTATACCGAAGATTAAGCGTTAGAGAATGTGCAAGAGTTCAAACTTTTCCGGATAATTTTATATTTCATTATGATAATATTTCTGCAGGTTACAAAATGATTGGAAATGCTGTACCCGTTAAATTAGCTCATTTTTTAGCTAACTCAATTAGGCAACAAATTTTGAGAAATGAAATTCAAAATCAAGCAGCAATTACAACAAACGAATTAATTACTGTATGA
- a CDS encoding NgoPII family restriction endonuclease — protein sequence MTNILEAIVNIAQNPIYTIRSLYSGRNRVNNIGEALETFVKDAFVNSIQTEDELEKMRRYSEEFSWLGNQNHPPDIMIKGGDAIEVKKTQSANSDLALNSSYPKSTVQSISKLITQSCRTCEDWTEKDLIYCVGHTTDDSIKSLWMVYGNIYAASHETYQIIKQKITEGINEIPNVELAETNELGRVNRVDPLGITNLRIRGMWQIQNPRRVFNYLHTPSSSIFELVAIIPTSKYESFPSESKTKLETLGNVNLTTENVQVKDPNNPANLIDAKLIVFRLKE from the coding sequence ATGACAAATATTTTAGAAGCCATTGTAAATATTGCTCAAAATCCGATTTATACAATCAGAAGTCTTTATTCTGGAAGAAATAGAGTAAATAATATTGGGGAAGCATTGGAAACTTTTGTAAAAGATGCTTTTGTAAACTCTATTCAGACCGAAGATGAGTTAGAAAAAATGCGGAGATACAGTGAAGAATTTTCTTGGTTAGGCAATCAAAATCATCCGCCTGACATTATGATAAAAGGCGGAGATGCAATTGAAGTTAAGAAAACACAAAGTGCAAATTCTGATTTGGCTTTGAATAGTTCATATCCCAAATCCACGGTTCAATCAATTAGTAAATTAATTACCCAATCTTGCAGAACTTGCGAAGATTGGACAGAAAAAGATTTGATATATTGTGTTGGACATACAACTGACGATAGTATAAAATCATTATGGATGGTTTACGGAAATATTTATGCCGCAAGCCACGAAACGTATCAAATCATCAAACAAAAAATCACAGAAGGAATCAATGAAATTCCAAATGTTGAACTTGCTGAAACAAATGAATTAGGACGAGTAAATCGTGTAGACCCTTTAGGAATTACTAACTTGAGAATCCGAGGAATGTGGCAGATTCAAAATCCGAGACGAGTTTTCAATTATTTGCATACACCGTCTTCAAGTATTTTTGAATTAGTTGCTATTATTCCAACCTCAAAGTATGAAAGTTTTCCGTCTGAAAGTAAAACAAAACTTGAAACTTTAGGAAATGTGAATTTGACTACAGAAAATGTTCAAGTAAAAGACCCGAATAATCCAGCGAACTTAATTGATGCCAAACTAATTGTATTTAGGCTAAAAGAATAA